Proteins co-encoded in one Cupriavidus metallidurans CH34 genomic window:
- the zneB gene encoding zinc efflux RND transporter periplasmic adaptor subunit ZneB produces MKNKPAFPGRVVYWLAAAVILGLGGAGVWTMRAKAEQKRADPPVALRHEGERLVVPAESPLRRTLAVAPATRETVAAPFNLPAMIEADPAKLVKVLPPLAGRIVSLNKQLGDEVKAGDVLFTIDSADLAQANSDAAKARAAMTMARRNLDRQRELDKSEIAAKRDFEQAQSDYDQAASESQRADARLAQLGAKGGGTLQAGGGHILAVRSPINGRVVDLNAATGAYWNDTTASLMTVADLSHVFVTANAQEKDLGHVYVGQSATVKFDAYDDPQPGKVRYVGQILDADTRTTKVRMVFDNPDGRLRPGMFAQATFLSQPHEGIVVPMSAIVQSGFYTRAFVEVAPWQFEPRVIKLGAQIGDRMEVKSGLSAGDRVVVKEGVLLND; encoded by the coding sequence ATGAAAAACAAGCCAGCCTTTCCCGGGCGCGTTGTCTACTGGCTTGCCGCGGCGGTCATACTGGGTCTCGGCGGTGCTGGTGTCTGGACGATGCGCGCCAAGGCCGAACAGAAGCGCGCGGACCCGCCCGTCGCCCTGCGTCATGAAGGCGAGCGCCTGGTAGTCCCGGCCGAGTCGCCATTGCGCCGCACCTTGGCCGTCGCGCCCGCCACGCGCGAAACCGTGGCTGCACCGTTCAATCTGCCGGCCATGATCGAAGCCGATCCGGCCAAGCTCGTGAAAGTGCTGCCGCCGCTGGCCGGCCGTATCGTCAGCCTGAACAAGCAGCTTGGCGACGAGGTCAAGGCTGGCGACGTGCTGTTCACGATCGATTCGGCCGATCTCGCGCAGGCCAACAGCGACGCCGCCAAGGCCCGCGCGGCCATGACAATGGCACGCCGCAACCTGGATCGTCAGCGGGAACTGGACAAGTCAGAGATCGCCGCAAAGCGCGACTTCGAGCAGGCCCAGAGCGACTATGACCAGGCCGCCAGCGAATCCCAGCGCGCCGATGCGCGTCTGGCGCAACTTGGCGCCAAGGGTGGCGGCACGTTGCAGGCGGGCGGCGGCCACATCCTGGCCGTGCGATCGCCGATCAACGGGCGCGTGGTCGATCTCAATGCCGCGACCGGCGCGTATTGGAACGACACCACGGCCTCCCTGATGACCGTTGCCGATCTCTCGCACGTGTTTGTCACGGCCAACGCGCAGGAAAAGGATCTGGGCCACGTGTATGTCGGCCAGTCGGCCACCGTCAAGTTCGACGCCTATGACGATCCGCAACCGGGCAAGGTGCGCTATGTCGGGCAGATCCTTGATGCGGACACGCGCACGACCAAGGTGCGCATGGTGTTCGACAACCCCGACGGACGGCTCCGTCCCGGCATGTTCGCGCAGGCTACCTTCCTGTCCCAGCCGCATGAAGGCATCGTCGTGCCGATGTCGGCCATCGTGCAGAGCGGCTTCTACACCCGCGCATTCGTCGAAGTGGCGCCGTGGCAGTTCGAGCCCCGTGTGATCAAGCTCGGCGCGCAAATCGGCGACCGTATGGAAGTGAAGTCGGGCCTGTCCGCGGGAGACCGCGTGGTGGTGAAGGAAGGGGTGCTGCTGAATGATTGA
- a CDS encoding response regulator transcription factor: MRILLVDDDQKAARLLARGLQEEGYDVETAHSVDVAAAHNCYAFSLLILDWMLPGKSGVEFCRELREQGVRTPILMLTARDAINDRITGLDTGADDYLTKPFVFEELLAHVRALLRRVELAQPAPITLNDLVIDPQTRGVTRAGARLDLTPKEYAILILLVTHAGEIVSRAQLAEHIWHADLIAIDNLIDVHMKNLRRKLDPPGMAALIQTVRGQGFRISPSGAL; encoded by the coding sequence ATGAGGATCCTATTGGTAGATGACGACCAGAAGGCAGCGCGACTGCTGGCCCGTGGTCTGCAAGAAGAAGGTTATGACGTGGAGACCGCCCATTCGGTTGACGTGGCGGCGGCTCACAATTGTTACGCGTTCAGTCTGCTGATTCTCGACTGGATGCTCCCGGGCAAAAGTGGCGTCGAGTTCTGCCGGGAATTGCGCGAGCAGGGCGTGCGCACGCCGATCCTGATGCTGACGGCGCGCGATGCAATCAATGACCGCATCACCGGGCTGGACACGGGCGCCGACGACTATCTGACCAAACCCTTCGTCTTTGAGGAACTGCTCGCGCACGTGCGGGCCCTGCTGCGGCGTGTGGAGCTGGCCCAACCCGCCCCGATCACGCTGAACGACCTTGTCATCGACCCGCAGACCCGTGGCGTCACGCGGGCCGGCGCGCGGCTCGATCTCACGCCGAAGGAGTACGCGATCCTCATCCTGCTGGTGACGCACGCCGGGGAGATCGTCAGCCGGGCACAGCTTGCGGAACACATCTGGCACGCGGACCTGATCGCCATCGACAACCTGATCGACGTGCACATGAAGAACCTGCGCCGCAAGCTCGACCCACCGGGCATGGCGGCGCTGATCCAAACCGTGCGGGGCCAGGGCTTCCGCATCTCGCCATCGGGGGCCCTCTGA
- a CDS encoding sensor histidine kinase, which translates to MLNFRQRLVLTHWTVIVVIVACSALAGWWQLSRLVHGQLDAALLTLADTEAGMQVESHGQPVRVHERPPGSAPPSLVRLDRLVQIVNAKGEILARSSNLGDAMLPAPPALLDELASGGQAVFQTLPSFGEEPLRMVSLPAVANGKPVVIQVAGSLDDVHNVLESATILFGIMAAALLAAVGAAGSVLTRRAFRGINDVVKQARLIGDANLGERLPHPGTTDEIGQLVDTLNAMLDRLEQAFDQQRRFTADASHELRSPLSRLRTEIEVTLRRPRESQEYVDTLRSCLDEVGRLTRLIEELLMLARFDAGQDRQAGEPQALDALIAETLLRAGPAARERQVELVARSEAVGGAKVSHGSVGLVLANLVDNALKFSPQGSKIVVDCAADAHQATLRVTDEGPGIPPDELPFLFDRFFRGAGARASENEGVGLGLALSQSIIHAQGGRIEAANGPDGGAVFTVRIPLAPREAGS; encoded by the coding sequence GTGCTGAACTTCCGGCAGCGGCTGGTCCTGACCCACTGGACCGTCATCGTGGTGATCGTGGCCTGCTCGGCGTTGGCCGGGTGGTGGCAGCTATCGCGCCTGGTGCACGGGCAGCTCGACGCGGCGCTGCTGACGCTGGCCGATACCGAGGCCGGCATGCAGGTGGAGAGCCACGGGCAACCGGTCCGCGTGCACGAGCGCCCGCCCGGGTCAGCCCCGCCATCGCTAGTGCGCCTGGACCGGCTGGTGCAGATCGTCAATGCCAAGGGCGAAATCCTGGCCCGCAGCTCAAACCTGGGCGACGCCATGCTGCCCGCTCCGCCCGCGCTGCTCGACGAACTCGCGTCCGGGGGGCAGGCGGTCTTTCAGACGCTGCCGAGCTTTGGGGAAGAGCCGCTGCGCATGGTGTCCCTACCCGCCGTGGCAAACGGCAAGCCCGTGGTGATCCAGGTGGCGGGATCGCTGGACGATGTGCACAACGTGCTGGAGTCGGCCACGATCCTGTTCGGCATCATGGCCGCCGCACTGCTGGCCGCCGTGGGCGCCGCCGGCAGCGTGCTGACGCGGCGCGCGTTCCGTGGCATCAACGACGTGGTGAAGCAAGCCCGGCTCATCGGCGATGCCAACCTTGGCGAACGCCTGCCGCACCCCGGCACAACGGACGAAATCGGCCAGCTCGTCGATACGCTGAACGCGATGCTGGACCGGCTCGAGCAGGCTTTCGACCAGCAGCGGCGCTTCACGGCCGACGCCTCGCACGAACTGCGCTCGCCGCTTTCCCGCCTGCGCACCGAGATCGAAGTGACGTTGCGGCGGCCGCGCGAGAGCCAGGAGTACGTGGACACGCTGCGCTCCTGCCTGGATGAAGTGGGCCGCCTGACCCGGCTGATCGAGGAACTGCTGATGCTGGCCCGCTTCGACGCGGGGCAGGATCGCCAGGCTGGCGAGCCACAGGCACTGGATGCGCTGATCGCGGAAACGCTGTTGCGCGCCGGCCCAGCCGCCCGTGAACGGCAGGTCGAACTGGTGGCACGCAGCGAAGCGGTGGGCGGCGCCAAGGTGTCGCACGGATCGGTGGGGCTGGTGCTGGCCAATCTGGTGGACAATGCGCTCAAGTTCTCGCCACAGGGCAGCAAGATCGTGGTGGACTGCGCCGCCGACGCGCACCAGGCCACATTGCGTGTCACCGACGAAGGCCCCGGCATCCCCCCGGACGAGTTGCCCTTCCTGTTCGACCGCTTCTTCCGTGGCGCTGGCGCGCGCGCGTCCGAGAACGAAGGAGTGGGTCTTGGCCTGGCCCTGTCGCAATCGATCATCCATGCCCAGGGCGGGCGTATCGAGGCCGCCAACGGGCCCGACGGCGGCGCGGTGTTCACGGTCAGGATTCCGCTGGCGCCGCGTGAAGCCGGTTCCTGA
- a CDS encoding MgtC/SapB family protein yields the protein MEAIQNINLESLLDTSISLVTAFVLGGVIGYERQYRQRTAGLRTNVLVAVGAAIFVDMANRLAGHDGAVRVVAYVVSGIGFLGAGVIMREEGNVRGLNTAATLWGSAAVGASAGADLIIEAGLGSMFVLAANTLLRPVVNRINQQPIDTPAVEVTNTVYVITPRHRQKEALRLLSDMLEASNHPTRDLVVHAFGANDIEIEAVLMATSVDGDELDAVVARLSACEAVTQAFWSPSTTE from the coding sequence ATCGAAGCCATCCAGAACATCAACCTAGAGTCGCTCCTCGACACCAGCATCAGCCTGGTTACCGCCTTCGTGCTTGGCGGGGTCATCGGCTATGAACGCCAGTACCGCCAGCGCACCGCCGGCCTGCGCACCAACGTGCTGGTCGCCGTGGGCGCGGCCATTTTCGTCGACATGGCCAACCGGCTGGCCGGCCACGACGGCGCGGTGCGCGTGGTGGCCTACGTGGTATCCGGCATCGGCTTTCTTGGTGCAGGCGTGATCATGCGCGAGGAAGGCAATGTGCGCGGCCTGAACACCGCAGCCACGCTGTGGGGCTCCGCCGCGGTCGGCGCCAGCGCGGGCGCAGACCTGATCATCGAGGCCGGCTTGGGCAGCATGTTCGTGCTCGCCGCCAACACGCTGCTGCGTCCCGTGGTCAATCGCATCAACCAGCAGCCAATCGACACGCCTGCGGTCGAGGTGACCAACACGGTCTACGTGATCACGCCGCGCCATCGCCAGAAAGAGGCATTGCGGCTGCTGTCGGACATGCTGGAAGCCAGCAACCATCCCACGCGCGATCTGGTGGTTCACGCATTCGGCGCGAACGATATCGAGATCGAAGCCGTGCTCATGGCCACTTCAGTCGACGGCGACGAGCTGGATGCCGTGGTGGCGCGGCTTTCGGCATGTGAAGCGGTAACCCAGGCGTTCTGGAGTCCGAGCACCACGGAATAG